The Solidesulfovibrio fructosivorans JJ] genome includes the window TTATGCTTGAGCAGCGTGCCCTGGAATTCCTGGACCAGGGACGCGGTTTCCTGGAGCGTGCGGGTGAGGGCCAGATTCCAGGGGGCGCTCAGGATGCGTTCGTTGGCCTTGATGATCTCCTGGAATTTCGCCTCGGAAAAATCCCGGGCCTTGAGCACTTCCATGCCAAGGGCCTGCAACTGCTCCTTTTGTTCGTTGTCCAGGAAGTCGTAGTTCTTGATGCTGCGCATATAGAGGATGAGCCCCCGCCATTTGGAATCCCGGGGCACGCCGACCCGGTCGAGCATGGCGCAAACCGAGTCGGAACAAGCCTCGGGAGGGGGGACTCCCTTGAATTGACCGGGATCCTTGTTCATGGTGTGCGTTGCACCTCCGGCCGCCCTCGTGACTTCCAGGCGGCGCGATCCATCCTTTTGAACGGCTCTTCTATAGTACACACAAGCGTCGCCGTTCGGAAGGAAAATATTCGACAACCCTTGCCGGGTTGCCCCATCCCTGGCCCCATGGTAAACGCCAAGCGTCGCCATTTTAGCGTATCGGAGGCTCCATGGATTTGATCGCCACCAAACACGGCCCGGTCACGCTGGTGTCCGGACTGCCCAAAACTTTCGACTACACCGTGTGCCCGGATTTCCAGCGTTGTCTGGCCCCGCATATTGAGACGGCGCCCAGGACGCTGGTCATCGACCTTTCCGGCGTGGAGTTTCTGGACTCCAGCG containing:
- a CDS encoding STAS domain-containing protein, translated to MDLIATKHGPVTLVSGLPKTFDYTVCPDFQRCLAPHIETAPRTLVIDLSGVEFLDSSAIGSLITVRNRLLPEGGSVALCSIADGVAKVLRITDLGKVFAIFDDADAALAALNA